The genomic stretch ACTTGTTTTTAATCTTTTCAATTTCGTACTTAGTTGCAGTTTGAAGCACCGTTTCTTTATTTCCATTGGCTAGAATACTGGCGTTTAAATCTGTTGATTTTTGCCTATAGATTGATTCCTTTTCAAATTGTTTGCTGCTTTTGTAAATATTAGCTTGCAACAGTAAAACGTCATGACAATCTGTTATCAACATTTTGTTTTCTTGGTAACGTATTTCAAGATCGTTCAAAAAAGACAATGCTTCTGTGTATTCTGTTTTTTGAACATGATAATTTGCCAACAAATACATGATTTTAGAAATTTGTATATCGTTTTCTAAAACCTCAAAAATTTCTTTTGCTTTTATTAGGTTTTCATATGCTTCAGGGAAAAGTTCCTTTGCAGTATATGTTTTTCCTTTTAATTCGAATAAATACGCTTTTCCTTCAACATCGTTATAATAATCAGCGATAATAATGCCTTTATCAATGTAAAATAATGCAGAATCTAGCTTTTTTTCAGCCTGATACGCTTTTGCAATAAACATATGATAATTGATATAATTTTCTACATAATTAATTGAATCTTTTTCGATTAACTTTTTTTCTTCAATAGTAGTAATGGCTTCTTTAAAGATTTTCTTAACTTCTGCATAATTTTCAAGTTCTAAACCCAAAATCTCCATATTTCCATTAATATGAATAAGTTGTGAGGTTCTTTTATTACGCTGTGCAACTCCGTATGTGTCTAGTAAAATTTGACCCGCTTTGTATTTATTGCCCAATTCTATTTCGGTTGTTGCTATTGCTAATTTTGTTTGAATATAACGTGCGCTATCCGCATCATCAGAAATATTTTGCAATGCTTTTTCATATTCAGACATCGCATCGTTGTAAATTCCTCTACTTTGGTAAAACTCCCCTAAGTAATAATGCGCGCGATATATGTGTACAGAGTCATTCATAGTTTTTGCCTTATGAAAATACTCCATCCGAAGTTCTATCATCGAATCTATTTCAATTCCTTGATATGTTAATACAGCTTGTTCTGCTTCATCAAGAATTATTGTGATGTCTTTATTGGCTTCTTCTTGTGAAATAGTATCCGCACAAGAAAATGCTAAAAAACTAAGCAAGCATATGAGTAAAAAACGATTCATATTTATAAATTATATCCTTTTGAGAAATATACTTTTTTTACAATTAGGACAAAGAATTATCTGCCCTTTTTTTATGGGATTCCGCAATTGTACTATAAGAAACCCATTTATAATAGAAATAAACCCTTTATATTCTTTTTTAACTTCATTTTAAGAAATAAAGTAGCAACTATTTCTTCAAAAATTCATAAAAAGACATCAAATTATGATCCCTTTTTCAATTACAAATATCTGATAAACAATTTATTAGTACAAACACCTCATTATTGAATCACGTATTTGTACGTTAAATCTTTCCATTTATTGTTTATAAATTTGACATAATTATTAATCATAACAAATACTATCATGGCTGGAAAGAAATTTAACAACAAATCAAAAAATTACATCAATGTAACTTTATTAATTCGTCAAGGGACAAATATTCAAAAGCCTTCTTTAGAGCAGAAATTCTCTTTAGATGCTGGAGAATCTAAATTTGTAGAGTATGGAAATGCAACCAATATTTTCTTGAACGGTTTGGTACTTGAGTATAAGGATAAATCATCACAATCGCTTACAAATGCAAGAGAAGAAGTGATTGCTACAGGAGTTGCACCAACTTTTGATTGGGTTTTAAATACACATAGTGTTATTACCATCAACAGTACAAACGGATTGGACATTTCTGCGAGTAACTAAAAAAGTAAAAG from Kordia antarctica encodes the following:
- a CDS encoding AraC family transcriptional regulator, with translation MNRFLLICLLSFLAFSCADTISQEEANKDITIILDEAEQAVLTYQGIEIDSMIELRMEYFHKAKTMNDSVHIYRAHYYLGEFYQSRGIYNDAMSEYEKALQNISDDADSARYIQTKLAIATTEIELGNKYKAGQILLDTYGVAQRNKRTSQLIHINGNMEILGLELENYAEVKKIFKEAITTIEEKKLIEKDSINYVENYINYHMFIAKAYQAEKKLDSALFYIDKGIIIADYYNDVEGKAYLFELKGKTYTAKELFPEAYENLIKAKEIFEVLENDIQISKIMYLLANYHVQKTEYTEALSFLNDLEIRYQENKMLITDCHDVLLLQANIYKSSKQFEKESIYRQKSTDLNASILANGNKETVLQTATKYEIEKIKNKFQAQQQKDKKRFYIFLCIAIAVIGIFGFLLYKQFTKKKVVVVAEEKIIPKPAPQNAIKSDKTVDEILQKLKNLETHEFYLNPKYNLYATAKKIDTNTTYLSSILNTQKKMTFTEYLNNLRIQYTLDRLENDKKFRMYTIKAIAKEVGYRSHGSFSRAFKSKTGENPSTFLKKIR